The region AGCAACTGTCCGATTTCGAGCCCGGGCATTCGCTCTGCCGTGGCCCGCGTGGCCCAATGGCCGACTGATTCAGAGGTCGTGGCGGCGGAGTCGAGTTCCGGTGAGGTCTACGTCCACGGAGTCACCGGCCCGCGGATCTTCCTTGAGGCAGTGAAGCGTCGGACCTGGCAAATTCCGGCAACCATTTTCTGGCAGGTCCATCCGGCCGCAGCAACGCTGCTGGTCGACGCGGTCGTCGAGTTGGCGGTTCCCACAGCCGGCGAGACCGTGCTCGACCTCTATTCCGGTGCGGGCCTGTTCGCGGCATTCCTCGCCGAGGCGGTGGGTGACACCGGTCGGGTTGACGCGATCGAAGGCAACCATGCCGCAGTAACCGCCGCCCGAGCCAACCTCACCGACGTTCCGCAGGTTCATCACCATCGCAGTGACGTCACTGCGTGGCTACGCCACAGCAAGCGGCGACCGGTCGACTTGGTGGTGCTTGATCCACCGAGGGCAGGTGCCGGGCGCGAGGTAGTCCGCGCAATCGTCCGACGTCAGCCCAATCGAGTCGTCTACGTCGCGTGCGATCCAGTCGCCCTCGCGCGCGACGCAAAGACATTTGCCGGGCTCGAGTACTCGCTGAACAGGTTGGTCTCGTACGACATCTTTCCGATGACCAAGCACGTCGAGTGCGTTGCATTGTTCGAGCGAACCGACAAGCAACCACACGTGTAGCTCCCTACTCTTCACCCATGACGACCCCTGCCCAGACCTCGGTCACAACTGCCGCTCCAGCTACCGACGAGCCGCCGGCCGTTCCGCCCGGGCTCCAGTACGTCCCCGTTGACGATGGTCTGGCCCTGCCGATCGACTACGACGCCAAGTATGGTGCGGGCAAGAAGCGCGCGTTGGTACTCGGCGGTGGCGGCATCTATTTCGTTGCCTGGCAAGTGGCCTACATCAATGGCTTGGCCAAGCGTGGAGTCGACCTGGGGTCGGCCGACATCATCGTCGGTACCTCTGCAGGGTCGTTGGTTGCATCGATCTTGGCGAACGGCAGCCTCAAGCGATTCGGCAAACAGGTCGACTGGATTTCCCGAGTACCAGCGCTCGTCGGCCTACTGGCCCCGGCTGCGGACTTCCACCCGAGTCAGCTGCGGGCACTGCAGATGTTCCGAGAGGCAGCCGACGCCACTCCAGCGACGGTTCGCGACATCGGCTATGCCGCGCTCGCGGCCCACGCACCCGCGGCGGCGGAGATGCGGCGTAGCACCGGGTTCGCCA is a window of Candidatus Nanopelagicales bacterium DNA encoding:
- a CDS encoding class I SAM-dependent RNA methyltransferase encodes the protein MPTSLSADQPTRPPAIGESVELTVESAVAGGLCLGRSDGRVVFVRGALPGEAVRARVVGHGKAGAFLRAEVTDVLTASPARVTPPCPVAGECGGCDWQHADLPEQRAIKAAVIVDAMRRIGGIDRIGDVELTDAVNVQPPDNGNGLDWRTRMRFATDDAGVLGLRAANSRRVIAASNCPISSPGIRSAVARVAQWPTDSEVVAAESSSGEVYVHGVTGPRIFLEAVKRRTWQIPATIFWQVHPAAATLLVDAVVELAVPTAGETVLDLYSGAGLFAAFLAEAVGDTGRVDAIEGNHAAVTAARANLTDVPQVHHHRSDVTAWLRHSKRRPVDLVVLDPPRAGAGREVVRAIVRRQPNRVVYVACDPVALARDAKTFAGLEYSLNRLVSYDIFPMTKHVECVALFERTDKQPHV
- a CDS encoding patatin-like phospholipase family protein; protein product: MTTPAQTSVTTAAPATDEPPAVPPGLQYVPVDDGLALPIDYDAKYGAGKKRALVLGGGGIYFVAWQVAYINGLAKRGVDLGSADIIVGTSAGSLVASILANGSLKRFGKQVDWISRVPALVGLLAPAADFHPSQLRALQMFREAADATPATVRDIGYAALAAHAPAAAEMRRSTGFAIAARGWPSSALHISTVDTYTGERLILTQSANLSAIRAAASSSAVPGVFSPQPIHDRWCMDGGVSGSGTHCDVVAGAERALVISLGASFKQTIPTMTVQPGRFQYELNELHRVGTKAFAKGPTKVDMTKLMDPDEVPEAIAIGDEQAAADAVELAAFWNS